From the Rhodanobacter soli genome, one window contains:
- a CDS encoding YbdD/YjiX family protein, whose translation MNATLQSVRKWAVQTARLCCGVPDYDVYVKHLREHHPERKVPSYKEFFRERQEARYKGTGGRCC comes from the coding sequence ATGAACGCGACCCTCCAGTCCGTGCGCAAGTGGGCGGTGCAAACCGCCCGCCTGTGCTGCGGCGTACCCGACTACGACGTCTACGTGAAGCATCTGCGCGAACACCATCCCGAGCGCAAGGTACCCAGCTACAAGGAGTTCTTCCGCGAACGGCAGGAAGCCCGCTACAAGGGCACAGGCGGGCGCTGCTGCTGA